One part of the Chroogloeocystis siderophila 5.2 s.c.1 genome encodes these proteins:
- a CDS encoding chemotaxis protein CheW, which yields MKNAFINSRLYSLKHSHSQSTVKSQKIVVFSMGNIHLALPSDAVYKVTNQIPVYGTGFNGVGLAHLGDRQITIVELHRRFFTAKGKYLIIAESKAGELYGIPVASVPTLMDIPLSRIQVLPDSYRHADLLAIATHVCHIPQADTLLTVFLLDVEQLLPSS from the coding sequence ATGAAAAACGCATTCATTAATTCAAGACTTTATAGCTTAAAGCATTCGCACAGCCAAAGTACTGTTAAATCACAAAAAATAGTTGTGTTTAGCATGGGTAATATTCACTTAGCATTACCCAGTGATGCTGTATATAAAGTAACAAATCAAATACCCGTTTACGGTACAGGGTTTAATGGTGTGGGGTTAGCGCATCTTGGCGATCGCCAAATTACAATTGTTGAACTACATCGACGCTTCTTTACCGCTAAAGGCAAATACTTAATCATTGCTGAGAGCAAAGCAGGAGAACTTTATGGTATCCCTGTTGCATCCGTGCCAACGTTGATGGATATACCGTTATCGAGAATTCAAGTTTTGCCAGACTCGTATCGTCATGCCGATTTACTGGCGATCGCAACTCATGTTTGTCATATTCCGCAAGCAGACACGCTCTTGACAGTATTCCTACTTGATGTCGAGCAATTACTGCCATCTTCTTAA
- a CDS encoding M3 family metallopeptidase: MSATTITDNPLLIGKGLPPFEQIKPDCVVPAMTQLLGELETELATLEANVSPTWSGLVEPLERITERLRWSWGIVGHLMGVKNSPELREAYETVQPKVVEFYNKLNQSKPLYEAFKALRQSDRWDSLDTAQQRIVEAAIRDAELSGVGLEGEKRSRFNEIQLELAELSTKFSNHVLDATKAFSLTLTEQDEVDGLPPSLKSLAAQAARAAGEENATPEVGPWQITLDFPSFGPFMQHSTRRDLREKLYKAFISRASSGDLDNSPLIERILQLRQEEAKLLGFNSYAELSLASKMAPSIEAVENLLEELRSASYDAAMQEFEELKAFAAAKGADSELKHWDISYWAERQREEKFNFTAEELRPYFPLPQVLDGLFGLVERVFGVTVTAADGQAPVWHPDVRYFQIADETGAIAYFYLDPYSRPAEKRGGAWMDDCIGRAKMTEAGTTSTRKPVAYLVCNQTPPVDDKPSLMTFNEVETLFHEFGHGLQHMLTKVDYAGAAGINNVEWDAVELPSQFMENWCYHRDTLLGIAKHYETGETLPEHYYQKLVAARNYMSGSAMLRQLHFSLVDLELHHRYQPSGSETANDIRNRIAKNTTVLPPLPEDAFLCSFGHIFAGGYAAGYYSYKWAEVLSADAFAAFEESGLEPEQIAATGKRFRDTVLALGGSKHPMEVFQSFRGREPSTEPLLRHSGLTKAA, from the coding sequence ATGAGTGCAACCACAATTACTGACAATCCATTACTAATCGGTAAAGGTCTTCCTCCATTTGAGCAAATCAAGCCTGATTGTGTTGTGCCAGCAATGACACAGCTACTAGGCGAGTTGGAAACCGAACTGGCGACATTAGAAGCGAATGTCAGTCCCACTTGGAGTGGTTTAGTTGAGCCACTAGAGCGCATTACAGAGCGTTTGCGCTGGAGTTGGGGTATTGTTGGGCATTTAATGGGTGTCAAAAATAGTCCTGAACTGCGCGAAGCCTACGAAACGGTACAGCCGAAAGTTGTGGAATTTTATAACAAGCTCAATCAAAGTAAACCACTGTATGAGGCGTTTAAAGCTTTACGGCAAAGCGATCGCTGGGATAGCTTAGATACTGCACAACAGCGAATTGTGGAAGCCGCGATTCGAGACGCTGAACTTTCTGGCGTGGGATTAGAAGGAGAGAAGCGATCGCGCTTTAACGAAATTCAACTTGAACTTGCCGAACTTTCAACCAAGTTTTCTAATCACGTTTTAGACGCAACAAAAGCTTTTAGCTTGACACTCACAGAACAAGACGAAGTTGATGGTTTACCTCCGAGTTTAAAAAGTTTAGCAGCACAAGCTGCACGGGCTGCTGGTGAAGAAAATGCGACACCCGAAGTAGGTCCCTGGCAGATTACTTTGGACTTTCCGAGTTTTGGTCCTTTTATGCAGCACAGTACTCGCCGCGATTTACGCGAGAAACTGTATAAAGCTTTCATTAGTCGCGCATCATCAGGCGATTTAGATAACTCACCGCTGATTGAACGAATTTTGCAATTACGTCAAGAAGAGGCTAAATTACTTGGCTTTAATAGTTATGCAGAGTTAAGCTTAGCGAGCAAAATGGCTCCGAGCATTGAAGCAGTAGAAAACCTCTTAGAAGAATTGCGGAGTGCAAGCTATGATGCAGCAATGCAAGAATTTGAAGAACTAAAAGCATTTGCTGCGGCTAAAGGTGCTGATAGTGAATTGAAACACTGGGATATTAGCTATTGGGCAGAACGCCAACGCGAAGAAAAGTTTAACTTTACAGCGGAAGAATTGCGTCCTTATTTCCCGTTACCCCAAGTTTTAGACGGGCTATTTGGTTTAGTTGAGCGAGTTTTTGGTGTCACAGTGACTGCTGCGGATGGTCAAGCACCGGTATGGCATCCTGATGTGAGATATTTCCAGATTGCGGATGAAACTGGGGCGATCGCATATTTCTATCTCGATCCCTACAGCCGTCCCGCAGAAAAGCGCGGTGGGGCTTGGATGGATGATTGCATCGGTCGTGCTAAAATGACTGAAGCAGGAACAACTTCAACGCGCAAACCCGTAGCTTATCTTGTCTGCAACCAAACACCTCCTGTCGATGACAAGCCAAGCCTAATGACTTTCAACGAAGTGGAAACTTTATTCCACGAATTTGGGCACGGCTTGCAGCATATGTTAACGAAAGTCGATTATGCTGGGGCAGCAGGAATCAATAATGTTGAGTGGGATGCGGTCGAATTGCCGAGCCAGTTTATGGAAAACTGGTGCTATCATCGCGATACTTTGTTAGGAATAGCAAAGCATTACGAAACCGGTGAAACTTTGCCTGAGCATTATTATCAAAAGCTAGTCGCTGCACGTAACTACATGAGTGGTAGCGCGATGTTACGGCAATTGCACTTTAGCTTAGTTGATCTCGAATTACACCACCGCTATCAACCTAGTGGTAGTGAAACTGCTAACGACATTCGTAATCGAATTGCTAAAAATACTACTGTGTTGCCACCGTTACCAGAAGATGCCTTTTTGTGTTCGTTTGGTCATATCTTTGCGGGTGGGTATGCAGCAGGTTATTACAGCTACAAGTGGGCAGAAGTTCTCAGTGCGGATGCTTTCGCCGCTTTTGAAGAGTCGGGGTTGGAACCTGAGCAAATCGCTGCCACAGGTAAGCGCTTCCGCGATACAGTACTCGCGTTAGGTGGTAGTAAACACCCGATGGAAGTCTTTCAATCTTTCCGAGGACGCGAACCAAGTACTGAACCTCTACTGAGACACAGTGGCTTAACTAAAGCTGCTTAG
- a CDS encoding hybrid sensor histidine kinase/response regulator yields the protein MAIDSDIRDQAYQFFIQEAPELLQAIETDLLTLREDRNTAKIHNMMRAAHSIKGGAASVGLDVIKTLAHSLEDIFKGLHNPELEIDADVESLLLQAYDCLRLPLIEQLNTGQFDAEEAMASAEPVFAQIEAKIGEYLKGSTEIPSSVELGVDIAASIFEVDVAQGIDRLAQVLAQSQDRANIEGEVRAQAEVFAGIAELLNLPGFGKIASTTLAALDAHPYAAIQIAQTALADFQAARLAVLAGDRAQGGTPSDALTQLLKQPTKDTVEPVQPSLFEPSNDLPVAGLMLDNLFGGTTVEPTIASPTNQVEVVEQKSIQQVAPELVAPAASLDDVFGSFGEAATIICDTNSAATVEQSTSKPADITEIFADAATDVSIPVATPTVSQKANAAKTTKLSASPKPELSTNPGTTTQLSVRVDLDRLERMNNLVGELAINRNSLSLQNEQLQATIQELLRRFTKFQTMARQLRDLSDLMVVAPEHNARGRTASHGVTLPAKERSENLVTASSATTLLPSLASFDSLEMDSYGEVYSLLQATLEDMVQLEETVGDVVLLAGQSSETIEGQRQMLAHLRDELMWARMLPLGEVLNRFPRMLRDLSRSYDKPVELKLSGTGVLVDKAVLEKLYDPLLHLVRNAFDHGIEPSDVRLEQGKSAQGKIEIRAYHQGNQTIIEVRDDGRGLNLERIRAKALEMGLLSPEQVNTASSARLLDLIFEPGFSTAKQVSELSGRGVGLDVVRAQLRSLKGNVTVTSEPGKGSVFSLRIPLTLTIAKLLVCFVGTNAYALPSDSIAEILIPEANQVKNSSGYRFLHWQDRIIPIYRLAEVIRYSCPLPQTVPNLNLEAVPTPEDWASPMLLLEQENNLIAVEVDRLVTEQELVIKPFGKAITPPNYIYGCTILGNGSLIPVIDGAEMLASFTGTKTEFSLTTFNSELDLPIAAASDSTSITPIKRDTTTTVLVVDDSITLRQTLALTLQKVGYRVLQARDGREAIEQLQQSAVQLVVCDVEMPNMNGFEFLSHRRQDPQLVRIPVVMLTSRSSDKHRQLAKHLGATNYFTKPYIEQEFMTAIKEVIQQNTATIVSTV from the coding sequence ATGGCAATTGATTCTGATATCCGCGACCAAGCTTATCAGTTTTTTATCCAAGAAGCACCTGAACTACTACAGGCAATTGAAACAGATTTATTGACCTTAAGAGAAGACCGCAATACTGCTAAAATTCATAATATGATGCGTGCCGCACACTCTATCAAGGGTGGGGCTGCAAGTGTGGGATTGGATGTCATTAAAACTTTGGCGCATAGCCTCGAAGATATTTTTAAAGGTCTGCATAATCCCGAATTAGAAATTGATGCTGATGTCGAAAGCTTGTTACTTCAAGCATACGACTGTCTGCGTTTACCACTTATTGAGCAACTCAATACAGGACAATTTGATGCAGAGGAGGCTATGGCAAGTGCTGAACCAGTATTTGCACAAATTGAAGCAAAAATCGGAGAATATCTCAAAGGTTCGACAGAAATTCCAAGTTCAGTAGAATTGGGTGTTGATATTGCGGCATCAATTTTTGAAGTAGACGTAGCACAAGGCATCGATCGTTTAGCACAAGTTTTAGCTCAATCACAAGATCGAGCAAACATCGAAGGCGAAGTACGGGCGCAGGCAGAAGTTTTTGCAGGTATCGCCGAACTTCTTAATCTACCTGGATTTGGGAAAATCGCCTCGACAACCCTCGCTGCACTCGATGCGCATCCATACGCCGCGATTCAAATCGCCCAAACCGCGCTAGCCGATTTTCAGGCAGCACGCTTAGCAGTTCTTGCAGGCGATCGCGCGCAAGGTGGAACTCCATCAGATGCTTTAACCCAACTTCTTAAGCAACCTACGAAGGATACTGTAGAACCAGTACAACCATCACTCTTTGAACCCAGCAATGATCTTCCTGTCGCAGGCTTGATGCTTGATAATTTGTTTGGTGGAACGACTGTAGAACCCACAATTGCATCGCCCACAAATCAAGTTGAGGTAGTTGAACAAAAATCTATACAACAAGTCGCACCCGAATTAGTGGCTCCAGCGGCAAGTTTGGATGATGTTTTTGGTAGCTTTGGAGAAGCAGCGACTATTATTTGTGATACCAATTCAGCCGCAACGGTAGAGCAATCAACTTCTAAACCAGCAGATATTACCGAGATATTTGCCGACGCAGCAACTGATGTATCAATACCAGTAGCAACACCAACGGTATCGCAAAAAGCTAACGCTGCTAAGACAACGAAACTATCTGCATCGCCAAAACCCGAACTCAGCACAAATCCTGGGACTACGACTCAGCTTTCGGTACGAGTTGACTTAGACCGACTCGAACGCATGAACAACTTAGTCGGTGAGTTAGCGATTAATCGTAACAGTCTTTCGCTGCAAAACGAACAACTACAAGCAACGATTCAAGAACTCTTACGCCGCTTTACTAAGTTCCAAACAATGGCACGGCAATTACGCGATCTGTCTGATTTAATGGTCGTTGCACCTGAGCATAATGCCAGGGGTCGCACTGCAAGTCATGGCGTTACGTTACCTGCAAAAGAACGCTCAGAGAACCTAGTTACCGCTTCTAGTGCTACTACACTACTTCCCTCGTTGGCATCTTTTGATTCATTAGAGATGGATAGTTACGGCGAGGTTTACTCGTTGTTGCAAGCTACGTTAGAAGACATGGTGCAACTCGAAGAAACTGTAGGTGACGTTGTGCTTCTCGCGGGACAATCGAGCGAAACAATTGAAGGACAGCGCCAAATGCTCGCACACTTGCGCGATGAGTTGATGTGGGCAAGAATGCTACCTTTAGGTGAGGTACTCAACCGCTTTCCTCGGATGTTACGCGACTTGTCGCGATCGTATGATAAACCCGTTGAGTTAAAACTGAGTGGAACTGGAGTTTTAGTCGATAAGGCAGTATTAGAAAAGCTTTACGATCCTTTGTTGCACTTAGTACGTAACGCGTTTGATCATGGAATTGAACCTTCAGATGTCCGTTTAGAGCAAGGTAAATCGGCTCAAGGCAAAATTGAAATTCGTGCTTACCACCAGGGAAACCAAACGATTATTGAAGTTCGGGATGATGGTCGAGGCTTAAATTTAGAGCGGATTCGTGCTAAGGCATTAGAAATGGGCTTGTTGTCTCCAGAGCAAGTCAATACAGCATCATCTGCACGCTTGTTAGATTTAATTTTTGAACCTGGGTTTTCTACCGCCAAGCAAGTTAGTGAGTTATCAGGTAGGGGTGTCGGACTTGATGTTGTCCGCGCGCAATTGCGATCGCTTAAAGGTAACGTCACAGTAACTTCTGAGCCTGGAAAGGGTAGCGTATTTAGTTTGCGGATTCCGCTGACACTGACAATTGCAAAGTTACTTGTTTGTTTTGTCGGTACGAATGCTTATGCTTTGCCTTCAGACAGTATCGCAGAGATTTTAATTCCTGAAGCTAACCAAGTCAAAAACTCAAGCGGGTATCGCTTTTTGCACTGGCAAGACCGTATTATTCCGATCTATCGTCTAGCTGAAGTGATTAGATATAGCTGTCCGCTACCTCAAACGGTGCCTAACCTTAACTTAGAAGCCGTTCCCACGCCAGAAGATTGGGCATCTCCAATGTTGTTGTTGGAGCAAGAAAATAATCTTATTGCCGTCGAAGTTGACCGTTTAGTGACTGAGCAAGAGTTGGTTATTAAACCTTTTGGTAAGGCGATCACACCGCCAAATTACATCTACGGCTGTACAATTTTAGGTAATGGCAGTCTCATTCCAGTGATCGATGGTGCAGAAATGCTAGCATCTTTTACTGGAACTAAAACAGAGTTTTCCCTAACCACATTTAATTCAGAGCTTGATTTACCTATCGCTGCTGCTAGTGATAGTACTTCTATAACTCCTATTAAAAGAGATACAACTACGACGGTTCTAGTTGTTGATGATTCAATTACCCTTCGCCAAACATTGGCACTCACACTTCAAAAAGTGGGTTATCGCGTTTTGCAAGCACGCGATGGACGCGAGGCGATTGAACAATTGCAACAATCAGCGGTTCAACTTGTAGTATGTGACGTGGAAATGCCGAATATGAACGGTTTTGAGTTTCTTAGCCATCGTCGTCAAGATCCACAACTTGTCCGTATTCCTGTTGTAATGTTAACGTCACGCAGCAGTGATAAACATCGACAGTTAGCAAAGCATTTAGGCGCAACTAATTACTTTACCAAACCTTATATTGAGCAAGAATTTATGACAGCAATTAAAGAAGTTATTCAACAAAATACAGCAACAATAGTATCGACTGTTTAG
- a CDS encoding methyl-accepting chemotaxis protein, translating to MTQISPKLTTHDQAQNAIHLPPAHNSNKSTPPPPKPHSRRVSLRAKATALAIALSTLPVIAVGATAYYFANRSITQQIIRQQQSTAIDLEDRLELFVQSRFLDVQAMANLDVFANPQTRSITTRQAKDTTLNNLVTAYNGIYDSIAVFDLNGDVIAQSKGKPINNHRNSVYFQEALKTGRAYLSEPKIADNSSSVVRTFTIAAPIKDTATGENIGVIRARMPLAANKLLDVDNRRQEQFYVVNSAGQIFLTSNEEATGKSFEQQFPKLFNLVQAGNSLDIASTIENQSTANKLVSYAAAEELQELHNLNWGVIVSTPSKIVFLPQRQLLLTFLLGTGLTTLLVGVLAAYLTNRAVKPILKASDAVTQIKEGKLDTRVVVSGEDELAMLGNNINSMAARLQQLLDNQAAEAERTRIVKDITLRLGQFPQIQDILNTAVQEIRAELQADRVVVYAFNDKWQGTVIAESVAEGFPQALNADIDDPCFAEKYVERYRQGRVQATANIYTAGLGECYLKQLEQFAVKANLVAPIIQDGQLLALLIAHQCSAPRNWQQGEIDLFSQLAAQVGFALDRAKLLEQQIKEKEKLQKRALELLMEVDPLNKGDLTIRANVTEDEIGTIADSYNATISSLRQIVNKVKVAAEQVTATTNYSESSVQVLSQEAVRQAEEISAALNQLQAMDDSIRAVAQSAKQAEVAVHKATETVAAGDAAMNRTVDGIEAIRATVTATAEKVRQLGESSQKISKVVNLIGRFAAQTNLLALKASIEAARAGEEGRGFAVLADEVRILASQSAQATGEIEKLVLDIQAETNAVVAAMEAGTEQVSKGTMLVDETRQHLTQITAISEEIGNLVQAISEASLVQSHAAHAVTQTMNDVAAIANHTSGEATQVSTAFQQLLTVADQLQTSVGQFKVN from the coding sequence ATGACTCAAATTTCTCCCAAGCTTACCACTCACGATCAAGCGCAAAACGCCATACATTTGCCTCCTGCACACAATAGCAACAAATCAACACCGCCACCACCAAAACCACATTCGCGTCGCGTCAGTTTGCGGGCTAAAGCAACTGCCTTGGCGATCGCGCTGAGTACGCTACCAGTGATCGCGGTAGGTGCAACGGCTTATTACTTTGCTAATCGTTCCATTACTCAGCAAATTATTCGTCAGCAGCAGTCTACTGCAATTGACCTTGAAGACAGATTAGAGTTATTTGTCCAAAGTCGCTTTTTAGATGTACAAGCGATGGCTAATCTCGATGTCTTCGCCAATCCACAGACACGTTCGATTACGACTCGCCAGGCAAAAGATACAACTCTCAATAACTTAGTTACAGCATACAACGGAATTTACGACAGCATTGCAGTCTTTGATCTCAATGGTGATGTTATAGCGCAATCTAAAGGTAAACCGATTAACAATCATCGTAATTCAGTGTATTTTCAGGAAGCACTGAAAACGGGTCGCGCTTATCTGAGCGAACCAAAAATTGCTGACAATTCATCTAGTGTAGTTCGTACTTTCACAATAGCTGCCCCAATTAAAGATACTGCAACAGGAGAAAATATTGGTGTTATTCGCGCCAGAATGCCGCTAGCTGCTAATAAATTGCTTGATGTTGATAACCGGCGTCAGGAGCAGTTTTACGTGGTAAATTCGGCTGGTCAAATTTTCTTAACATCAAACGAAGAAGCTACAGGAAAATCTTTTGAGCAGCAATTTCCCAAGTTATTTAATCTAGTCCAAGCAGGTAATTCTCTCGATATTGCATCAACTATTGAAAATCAATCAACAGCAAATAAATTAGTTTCTTATGCAGCTGCTGAAGAATTACAAGAATTACATAATCTGAACTGGGGAGTAATCGTTAGTACTCCTAGCAAAATTGTATTTTTACCTCAACGGCAATTACTACTAACTTTCTTACTAGGAACAGGTTTAACAACATTGCTCGTAGGTGTTCTAGCAGCTTATCTTACCAACCGTGCAGTCAAACCAATCTTAAAAGCTAGTGATGCTGTTACTCAAATTAAAGAAGGCAAGCTCGATACTCGTGTTGTCGTCTCCGGCGAAGACGAATTGGCGATGCTGGGTAATAACATTAACAGCATGGCAGCAAGACTGCAACAATTGCTCGACAACCAAGCAGCAGAGGCAGAACGTACTCGGATTGTTAAAGATATTACTTTACGCTTAGGGCAATTTCCTCAAATACAAGACATTCTTAACACTGCTGTCCAAGAAATTCGTGCAGAACTCCAAGCCGATCGCGTAGTTGTGTATGCTTTCAATGACAAATGGCAAGGTACTGTTATTGCTGAATCAGTTGCTGAAGGTTTTCCGCAAGCTTTAAATGCAGATATAGACGATCCTTGTTTTGCCGAAAAGTACGTCGAACGGTATCGTCAAGGTCGAGTACAAGCGACAGCCAATATTTATACAGCAGGGCTTGGTGAGTGCTATCTCAAACAACTCGAACAGTTTGCAGTTAAAGCCAACTTAGTTGCTCCAATTATTCAGGACGGTCAGCTTTTAGCTTTGTTGATTGCGCACCAATGCTCTGCACCACGGAATTGGCAACAAGGTGAAATTGATTTATTCTCGCAGCTAGCAGCACAAGTCGGCTTTGCACTCGACCGCGCAAAGCTCTTAGAACAGCAAATCAAAGAGAAAGAAAAACTGCAAAAACGCGCACTTGAACTGTTAATGGAAGTCGATCCGCTGAACAAAGGGGATCTGACGATTCGCGCGAATGTTACTGAAGATGAAATCGGAACGATCGCCGACTCATACAATGCAACGATTTCCAGTTTGCGACAAATCGTCAATAAAGTTAAAGTTGCAGCAGAACAGGTGACAGCAACGACTAACTATAGCGAAAGTTCAGTACAAGTTTTATCGCAAGAAGCCGTAAGACAAGCCGAAGAAATTAGCGCCGCACTAAACCAGTTACAAGCGATGGATGACTCGATTCGGGCTGTGGCACAAAGTGCAAAACAAGCTGAAGTCGCAGTCCATAAGGCAACCGAGACTGTAGCTGCTGGTGATGCGGCGATGAACCGCACTGTTGATGGTATTGAAGCGATTCGCGCTACAGTTACAGCCACTGCAGAAAAAGTAAGGCAACTTGGAGAATCTTCACAGAAAATTTCTAAAGTCGTCAACTTGATTGGCAGATTTGCGGCACAAACGAACTTACTCGCGCTGAAAGCTTCAATTGAAGCTGCGCGGGCAGGAGAAGAAGGGCGCGGATTTGCGGTACTCGCGGATGAAGTACGCATCTTAGCAAGTCAATCTGCACAAGCTACCGGAGAAATTGAAAAGCTGGTTCTAGATATTCAAGCAGAAACAAATGCGGTCGTCGCGGCCATGGAAGCAGGAACCGAACAAGTCTCTAAAGGTACTATGCTTGTAGACGAAACGCGTCAACATCTTACCCAAATTACGGCTATTAGTGAAGAAATTGGCAACTTAGTGCAAGCAATTAGCGAAGCATCGCTTGTGCAATCGCACGCTGCGCACGCAGTGACACAAACGATGAATGATGTTGCCGCGATCGCTAATCATACTTCGGGTGAAGCGACTCAAGTATCGACTGCATTCCAGCAACTATTGACAGTCGCCGATCAACTACAAACTAGCGTAGGGCAATTTAAAGTCAATTAA
- a CDS encoding GAF domain-containing protein, with amino-acid sequence MKAPLPSNEEARLKALYEYKILDTAPEQAFDDLTRLASQICETPIAAVSLVDSDRQWFKSKVGLDASETSREVAFCAHTILQSDLFVVPDAQQDMRFSNNPLVTSSPQIRFYAGAPLITSEDVAVGSLCAIDYKPRNLTPEQQEALEILGRQVVTQLNLRRNVAMLEEALRQREETEKALRASEEQYRSLLDLSSETIAVHIEGKIEYINAAGARLLSAVTPEKLIGKRFLDFVHPDSRKAVESRQNQAVAINQEKLIRLDGQVVDVEMTEVPIIHLGKPATQVMIRDITVLKQMKEAMLRATVAELVKQELEKEITERRQLEESMKE; translated from the coding sequence ATGAAAGCTCCGCTACCTAGTAACGAAGAAGCTAGGCTGAAAGCCCTATACGAGTACAAAATTCTTGATACCGCTCCCGAACAAGCATTTGATGACTTGACTCGCTTAGCTTCGCAAATTTGTGAAACTCCGATTGCCGCAGTCAGTCTCGTCGATTCTGACCGACAATGGTTCAAATCAAAAGTAGGTTTAGATGCCTCAGAAACCTCACGAGAGGTTGCATTTTGTGCGCATACGATTCTCCAATCTGATTTGTTTGTTGTTCCAGATGCTCAGCAAGATATGCGCTTCTCGAATAATCCCCTGGTAACATCAAGTCCCCAGATTCGGTTTTACGCTGGCGCACCGCTCATCACTTCAGAAGACGTTGCGGTTGGTAGTTTGTGTGCGATCGACTATAAGCCTCGCAATTTAACACCAGAACAACAAGAAGCGCTCGAAATTTTGGGTCGTCAAGTAGTTACACAACTCAATCTCCGCCGTAACGTAGCTATGTTAGAAGAAGCGCTACGACAACGCGAAGAAACGGAAAAAGCGCTAAGAGCGAGTGAAGAACAATATCGTAGTTTGCTCGATCTTTCCTCGGAAACGATCGCTGTCCACATTGAGGGAAAAATTGAATATATCAATGCTGCGGGGGCTAGGCTTTTGAGTGCAGTTACTCCAGAAAAACTGATTGGCAAACGGTTTTTAGATTTCGTCCATCCCGATTCGAGAAAAGCTGTCGAATCACGACAAAATCAAGCAGTTGCTATCAACCAAGAAAAATTAATTCGGCTTGATGGTCAAGTTGTTGATGTGGAAATGACAGAAGTACCGATTATTCATTTAGGCAAACCCGCAACGCAGGTAATGATTAGAGATATTACTGTACTCAAGCAGATGAAAGAGGCAATGTTGCGTGCGACAGTGGCTGAACTTGTCAAACAAGAACTGGAAAAAGAAATTACTGAGCGCAGACAGCTAGAAGAAAGCATGAAAGAGTAA